ATATCTTTAATTTCCGTCTCAGTATCAAAGTGCCGCAAGCCCGCGAACAGCTCCCGGCTTGCCGATTGAATATCTTCTCCAAGCGAAAATTGTTCGCAATTAGCCGGAATTTGATTGTTAGTTAAAATATCATCTGTTGCCATAACGCCCATTGGCACATCTTGCTGGGCTGCCCACGCCAGCGCTTCTGGCCAATCTTCCGAACGATCAACGATATAAACTTGTGCGTTTGGCGCATAGTGCTTATATTTCATCCCTGGCGCCTTAGGAACTTCTTTAGCTCCGACATGGTGCAATTCGGTTTGAACTGGCATGCCAATGACCCGTTCGATTGCTTCAGGCGTTACGGCACCGGGCCGTAGAATTGCTGGTTTGTCGGTTGAAAGATCCAAAACTGTAGATTCAACGCCAACCTTCGTCGGACCATCATCCAGAATACCAGCAATTTTACCACGTAGATCATGCAATACGTGTTGCGCCGTCGTCGGACTCGGCTTACCAGATGTATTAGCGGATGGTCCCACGATAGGCGTTCCGGCCGCACGAATCAAAGCCAGGGTTGCCTCATTATCAGGATTACGGAAAGCCGCCGTCTGCAGCCCGCCAGTAACTTCCGGTGCCAACGCATCTGGTTTCAATTTAAAAATCATCGTCAGGGGTCCTGGCCAAAACGCCTTAATCAGCTTCTTGGCTGCTTCCGATAACGGTTGAGCAAACCGCTCAACCGTTTCCACATCAGCAACATGCACGATCAAAGGATTATCACTCGGGCGGCCTTTAGCTAAGTACACTTGCTTAACAGCATCCACATTTGTCGCATCGGCACCTAGCCCATAGACCGTCTCCGTTGGGAATGCCACTAACTGCCCCGCAGTTAACAACGCCGCAGCAGCCGGAATCTCCGCCGGCGTATATACTTTCGTTTCCATAATATATTCAAACCTCTACTTTATTATTAATTCATCGTTACTTTCATATAATATTCTTTATTATTTTTACATCACGGACTTAATCAATTGCTCATAAATTTACGCCGTACCTCCCAGGTTAAAAACAGCCCGCTTAGGATAAGACTCACATTTGAGATAACGCGGGTTATGCGCGAGCTCAAATCGACGACTGCGTTCACCCACCCCCGAAGGCCGGAATGGGACGCGGATTACAAACAGCAATCTACCTAATCGGCCCGCTTTTATCAGCATTCTCCAGGATAACGCGCAACTATTGCCGAGTCAGAGTCATTGCAACTCGCAGCATCCGATTGTGACCCGCCATGTCTTGTCGCAGCGTCACGGTCGCGTCGGGCATCGACTGCGCGAAAAGCGTCTGCAAGGCCGGTCCCTGATGGTAGCCGAATTCCAAGTATAAGCGACCGGTCGAAGTCAGATGATCGGCAACCGTCGTCGCTAACTGCTCGTAAAGTGCCAACCCATCGTGGTCAGCAAATAAGGCCGTTTGTGGCTCGTGGGCGAGGACGCTGGCGTCCATGACGTCTTTTTCGCTCGCAGCGATGTATGGCGGATTACTGACAATAATATCAAACGGCTGCGCAGATACGCTGGTCAATAGATCACTGTGAACCAGCTTAACATCTAAATGTAGGCGGTCCGCATTGGCTTTGGCAACTTGCAGCGCAGCGGTTGAAATGTCGCTGGCCGTAATCTCCCATGCCGGCCGTTCGTGTTTGATTGCCAATGCAATGGCGCCCGAGCCGGTACCAACGTCTAAGAGTCGAACTGGCGCTGTCGCTGGGACATCCGTCAAAATCCAGTCTACCAATTCTTCTGTTTCGACTCTAGGAATAAGCACTGCTGGATCAACTTGTAACGTGAGTCCATAAAACGGTGCGTCTCCGAGTACGTACTGCACTGGCTCACCAGCAACAACCCGGTCAATCCCCTGCTGATAAGCATGCCAAACAGCACTGGGTAGCGGCTCGCGGTAACGAATGAGTAATTGTGTCTGGTCTAGCCGACTCAAGCCCAATAACAGGAAGCGAGCACTATCAGTCGGCAACTGGGCCGTTTTTAGACAAAAAGAAGCCCACTGCTGGGCTTCAAAATAAGTGGGTTGAGTGGGCTTATTCATTAGTTAAGCGCTCCATTTTTTCAGCTTGATCAGCTAAAACGAGGGCATCAATAACTTCGTCTAACTCGCCGTTCATCACCCGGTCAAGTTTGTTGAGCGTTAACCCAATTCGATGATCCGTCACCCGATTTTGTGGAAAATTGTAAGTCCGAATACGTTCAGAACGGTCACCCGTCCCAACGGCTGATTTACGTTCAGCATCATATTCGTTTTGTTCCCGTGACTGATAGTAGTCGTAGACCCGTGCCCGCAAGATTTCCATCGCTTTGGCCCGGTTTTGCTGTTGCGAACGTTGGTCTTGCATCGAGACCACGATACCGGTTGGTAAGTGGGTCATCCGCACCGCTGAAGACGTCTTGTTGATATGCTGACCACCAGCACCAGATGAACGAAAGACATCGGTCCGAATATCTTTTTGATCAATATCAATGTCAACATCCTGCGCTTCCGGCATAACGCCGACTGTTGCAGTTGAGGTATGAACCCGCCCAGCTGATTCAGTCACTGGCACCCGCTGTACCCGGTGCGCGCCACTCTCATACTTCAGCTTAGAGTAGACCTTGTCACCAGAAATGATCAGAACGATTTCTTTAAAGCCACCAACTTCAGTTTCATTACGATCAGCCACTTCTACTTGCCAGCCTTGACGTTCTGCGTACTTCGAGTACATGTTGAACAGGTCCGCAGCAAACAAACTAGCTTCGTCACCACCAGCAGCACCGTGAATTTCCATGATGATGTTCTTGTCATCGTTAGGGTCTTTAGGCAACATCAATAACGTGATTTCATGTTCCAATTGATCCTTTTCCGCGTTAAGGTTCTTTAAATCATCTTTGACCATCGCGTTCATCTCATCGTCGAGCTTTTCATGAAGCAATTCGTCATTTTCTTCGATCTGACTCGTGACTTCCTTGTAGTGATTATATTTTTCAACCGTTTCACGAATATTACCCATTTCCTTAGATAACTTCATGAAACGTTGAGAATCCGAAATAACTTCCGGATCACTTAATAGTTCACCGAGTTCCTCATACCGATCGGCAACGGCTTGTAACTTATCAAAAAACTTATCCATTCTCAGTTAATCCTCACTTTGTTAATTTCGGCGGGTAAAAATAATGATGACGACAAACTGGGTAGTACGCCTCATTACCCCCGATTTGAACTTGTTCGCCTTCATAAACGGGCTGACCATCGTGGAACCGTAAATTCATAATTGCTTTTTTACGACAGAACCAGCAGATTGTCTTCATTTCTTCGATCTTGTCCGCATATAGCAGTAGGTACTTGCTACCTTCAAACAATTCGTTACGAAAATCATTCTTTAAACCAAACGTCATTACTGGAATCTTTAGCTCATCAACAATGTCAGCCAATTCTAGGACGTGATGCTTTTTCAAAAATTGGGCTTCGTCGATTAAAACGCACGCAGCATCCGGATTGGTTTGTTTAACGATCTCAAAAATATTGGTATCATCAAATACTGGCGTTGCTTCACGTTTAAGGCCAATGCGACTCGCAACATAGCCCACACCATCACGATTATCTAAGCCACTCGTTAAGATAATGACCGACTTATCTTGTTCCTCATAGTTATGGGCAACTTTCAAAATTTCAATGGTTTTACCACTGTTCATCGCGCCATATCGAAAAAATAACTGTGCCAAGCGACTCATTCCCCTTTTTTACACATTTCTAGTCAATTATAGCGGATTTGGCCGTGAATTTCAGCATTCTGTCATTAAAACTAATTAACGAATTGATAATATGCGGTTAAATGGCGGGAGTATCACTTTTCTTTTAGGGACGTTCAGTATAAAATACTTGAGAGTAGGACATTTTGTCCGGTAATTATGATTTTAATACCCGGTAGTTGGTCACACTGATCATTTCCCAGGTAAATCAAGAATTAGGGGTACCGATAACTTATGTCAATTAATAGTACATTAGCCACCTGGACGGGTAAATCCGCATATTGGTTTTTACACACCTTCCGTGGCGGTGGGAGCTCACTCCCCGGCAAGTTAGCGCTGAAGCTCGATCCAACGATTTTAAAGCATCTCGCTAAAAACTACGACGTCATCGTCATCACTGGGACCAACGGTAAAACGTTAACGACCGCCTTGACGGTCAAGGTTTTACGTGAACAGTACCCTGACATTTTAACCAATCCAAGCGGATCCAACATGAAGCAAGGTATCGTCACGACCTTTTTACGGGCACCTAAAGCGCACCAAAAGCCACTCGCAGTTCTAGAAGTCGACGAAGCTAACGTAATCATGGTCACCAAGTACATCACACCAAAAGCCTTTGTCTTCACGAACATTTTCCGTGACCAGATGGATCGATATGGTGAAATCTACACGACATATCAAAAAATCTTAGACGGGGTTGCTTTAGCACCTGAAGCGACAATTATTGCCAACGGTGATTTGCCACTCTTCAATGCCAAACAATTGCCTAATCCGATACTGTATTACGGATTTGACTACCAGCCCGACCATGACCAACAAGCGCCAGCAAATACGGATGGCCTGCTTTGTCCGCGTTGTCAGCATATTTTGCGTTACCATAGTCGAACTTATAGCAATATGGGCAAGTATTATTGTCCCCACTGCGGTTTTGAGCGTCCACAGTTGACATACAAATTAAACGCCCTAACCGCTATGACACCGACTAGCTCAGACTTTGAAATCAACGGTCAGGCCATGCATCTTAATATCGGTGGTCAATACAATATTTATAATGCGCTAGCTGCCTACGCGGTTGGGCGCTTCATGGACGTCACGCCGGCCAAAATCGCGCACGCCCTTAGCGACAACGATGAACAAGTCTTTGGTCGTCAAGAGACCTTTCACGTTGGCGAAAAGGACGTCACGCTGATTCTCGTCAAGAATCCAGTGGGCCTTAACCAAGTCTTGCAAACAATCAGCACCGATGACCGGCCATTCTCATTTGCCGCTCTGCTCAACGCAAACTATGCAGATGGTATTGATACTAGTTGGATCTGGGATGGTAATTTTGAAAAATTACCGGCATTGAATATTCCCGCCTATATTAGTGGCGGTGAACGTTATCGTGATATCACGTTCCGGCTAAAAGTTGCTGGCGTACCGGAAGATCAGTTAACCATTATTCCTGACCTGACCAACATGACGACCGCAATTCAAAAACTACCGACCAAGCAAGTCTACGTCGTCGCAACTTACACCGCGATGTTGCAATTACGAAAACAACTTGCTAGCCAAGGCATTATCGATGGGGGGATGGCTTAACCATGACTTATACACTACACGCCGCACACCTCTACGGCGATCTAATGAACACGTATGGTGATATCGGTAACATTTTAGCAATGCGCTACTATGCTAAAGCAGTGGATGCCGACATCACTGTTGACTTAGTTAGCTTGGATGATCGGTTTGACGAAGAAAAATATGACTTCGCCCTCTTCGGCGGTGGTCAGGATTACGAGCAAACGATTGTTTCCAAGGATTTACAAACGAAAAAAGACGCCTTGACCGCATATATCGAAGCCGGTGGCCCATTATTAGCAATCTGTGGTGGCTTTCAAATGCTGGGCCATTACTACATTGGGGCCCATGGTGAAAAGATCGCGGGTATCGGTGCCTTAGATCATTACACGCTCAGTCAGGATAACAATCGCTTTATTGGTAATATAACCATTGAGAACGCCGAAACCCACCAGACCTACTATGGTTTTGAAAACCACAACGGGATGACCTTCCTGGGCGAAGGTGAACGGCCCCTTGGTCAAGTGCTCCAAGGTAACGGCAATAATGGCAAAGATCAATCTGAGGGCGTTATCTACAAGAACACCTTTGGGTCTTACTTCCATGGTCCAATCCTTGCACGCAATGAAGCCCTCGCTAAACGAATCTTGAAACTGGCCTTACAACGTAAGTACCCTGAAGGCAACTTCGATGCACTGGATCAACTCAACGAAGACCTCACTAAAAACGTTATCGTGAAACCTTAAAACGTATCACTCAAAATCGCCACTGACTTAGTTACCAGCCAGTGACGATTTTTTAGTTTGATCCGTATTAATTGGTTACAATGATAATAGTTTTTGGAAGCCTTCTCATTAGTAAACCCCTTCAAGCTATAATAAATATTTATATACTTTCAGATAGTGATTATTAATAAACTGATACTATCAGTAGATACACAAAAAAAGATTGATATTGGCTTCCAACCAGTATCAATCTTTTTTATCCCATCAAGGGGTTAACTAATTATGCCTTAGCCCCAGGTTCTGAAGCAATAATTTGTAAATCGCCTTTCAATGTCCATTGTTTTACGTCAAATGGCAAGATAAAGTGGACGCCCTTACTCAATGGATAGTCTTGACCGTCAACGACAATGCTACCTTCACCATCAAGTACAGAGACTAACGTATAAGGTGCTGTTCCCCGGTTAAAAGTTGCTTGCCCATTTGTTAGCCGCCATTGCCAAACACCAAAGAATGGTGATTGGACGTATTTGGTCACCGTTGCATCCCCAACCTGGGTAGTCGTGATGTCAAGATCAGGGTCATGATGCGGAACGTTAGTTGTATCAATGGATTGTTGCAAATGCAGCTCGCGCTTCTGACCAGTGGTCTTGTCGACCCGGTCCCAATCATATAGCCGGTAAGTCGTATCAGAACTCTGCTGCGTTTCTAACACCATAATTCCCTTACCAACCGCGTGAATCGTTCCAGATGGGACATAAAGGAAATCGCCGGGCTTAACGGGCACTCGCCGTAATAGCTTATTCCATTCACCGTTGTTGATCCATTCAGCGAGCTGTTCACGGGTCTTCGCATGATGACCATAAATCATCGTTGCACCCGGTTCAGCCGCAATCACGTACCAGCATTCAGTCTTGCCAAGTTCGTGCTCGTGTTCAGCCGCGTACGCATCATCAGGATGCACTTGCACCGACAAATCTTCACTAGCATCCAAGATTTTCGTTAATAGTGGGAAGACATCTCCCTTAGCATCACCGAACACATCACGATGTTCTGCCCATACCCGATCCAGTGTCATGCCAGCGTACGGCCCATTTTCAACGGTCGCCGGACCATGCGGATGAGCTGAAATAGCCCAACATTCACCAGTATGATCACTGGGAATATCATAATTAAAATCATCATGTAATTTGGTACCGCCCCAAATTTTTTCATGGAACACCGGCTTTAAAAAGTATGGCTCACTCATAAGATCTACTCACTCCATTGTTGAATTTAATATCTAAATTTTAGCATAAATGAAAGCGGTTGTGAAACCGAAGTAGCTAATTTGTAACCGTATCCGCCAACCAAGCCGCAATTAACCGGCGACGTGCTGGAAGGAATACCGAATTATTTGCAACTGGATGCACCCGGTTGGATAAGAAAACAAGGCCCCGTTGCCGTTGACGGTCAAGCATCAGGAGCGTACCAGTATAACCAGTATGAAAAATCACCGGCAGTGTCTCATCAGAACGGTGCCAGAGGTTCCAACCAAAGCTCCGGCGTAAGTGTTGATTGGGCGTCCAATCTTGATACAAGCTTGCAATCGTAGCCTGTGATAGCACAGCTGGTACGTCGATTTGGCCGAGCATCAGTTGTGAAAACCGAACAAGGTCTGTCACACTGGCAAATAAACCGGCGGAACCACAGTGTTCACCTAAGACTCTGGCCTTAGGATCATGAACGATCCCCCGTAACAACCCAGTTTTCATGGAATACGTCGTCGGAACGGTTTGCGCTAGTTGAGGTTGAAAACTCGTGTGTGCCAACCCTAATGGCTGCAAGACGCGCTCAGTGATAATTGGCTGAATGGCCGCTCCAAGAATTCGTTCAATGACTTGCCCCATGATGATCAAGCCTAAATCCGTATAAACCACCCGATGATTGCGGTTACGCTCACTGATTGGTAGCTGTTGAATCGCGGCTAATAACGCATCCGCTGACAACGCATTCCGATTTGGAATATAACCACTCAGCCCACTTGTATGGGTCATTAAATTACGAACCGTGATCGTTGTGGACTGTAAAGTCGGTAGGTAGTCATGCACGGGGCGATCAATTTCAAGTTGCCCATTTTGCATCAACTGCATCGCCACGGTTGTCGTTCCCACGACCTTAGTAACCGAGGCCAAATCATACATCGCATCCGGCCATAATGGTTTGATCGTTGGTTTTATTTGAGCGACGCCCACTTGATTCGTGTGCCACTCAGCCCCATCGATCAAGGCATAACTCGCCCCTGGGATCACTTGATCTTGGACCATTTGGTTAATTAGTGCTGCGGTTCTACTAAAAGTTAACATTAATTTATTCATTCTCTCTTATTAGGATCATGATTCAAGTCGGGATTGACTGTGGCTAAACCGCCTTCAAGGTCAGTATCAACCAAGTAACCTGGCAAACTGTCCACGTTTTACCCTGACAATTTCTACGGATACAAACTGACCTGATTGCATCAACGACCTTCCCGAAGCTAGTGCTGACTTCCGAATAACCGCGGTAATGTGACCAACCAATAACTGATTAAAGCGGCCCCGCCAATGACGAGAAGCCATTGATTCGAGACAACCTGATGATTATACAGTAACGTACAGCCCACCAAAATTCCCGTGCTGACCCATTCAACTGTCTGCCAATGTCGATTACTCCACTTTATCATCTTGCCCAACTCCCTTTAATTTTAGCGTTTCTTCAGCAACTTTACATCACAATCAGCAATCTTAACCTAACCGTAACGTCCCCTTAGCCGAATAACTGTCGTTCCAATCATGCGTCTACTGATTAGACAGCATTTCTTACTATTCACAATACCACGTGCATCATGCGCACGCACATAAAAACGACTTTAGTTCCACCCGTATCACGGGTCTTACTAAAGCCGTCTTTTTATTCACACAAACAACACTGTACTTAGTCTAATTCAACTTTCTGGACCCAACCTTCAGGCGCTTCCCGATCGCCAAATTGAATTCCAGTTAATTCATCATATAATTTTTTCGTTACCGGACCAACTTCCGTTTCACTGTAGAACACGTGTAACTTGCCTTGATGTTCCAAGCCACCGATTGGTGAAATAACCGCAGCTGTCCCACAAGCCCCAGCTTCAGCAAACCGGTCTAAATCATCAATGTAGACGTCGCCTTGTTCAGTCTTCATCCCAAATTTATGTTCTGCCAAGTAGAGTAATGAATATTTCGTAACGGAAGGTAGAATTGATGGTGACTTGGGTGTCACAAAAGTGCCATCCTTAGTAATCCCGAAGAAGTTCGCTGAACCTACTTCTTCAATCTTACGATGTTCAACCGGGTCAAGATAAACACAGTCGGAGAAACCGTTGGCATGAGCTTCTTGACCTGGGAATAAGCTAGCCGCATAATTCCCACCAACTTTATAAGCCCCGGTTCCTTTATGGGCCGCACGATCATATTCGGACGTCGTAAAGTTGGTTGGCGTCATCCCGCCTTTGAAATAACTACCAACTGGCATGGCAAAGACCGTGAAGATGTATTCCTGAGCTGGATGAACACCAATGTTACCCCCAACCCCGATCATCAATGGCCGTAAGTATAAAGTCGCACCAGTTCCATACGGTGGCACGTAATCTTGATTAGCCTTAACAACCTGTTTAACAGCGTCCACAAACATGTCTGTCGGCACTTGTGGCATTAATAACCGTTCACAGCTGGTCTGCATTCGGGCTGCATTACGATCTGGCCGGAATAATTGAACACTACCATCTTTAGTGCGGTAAGCTTTTAAGCCTTCAAAGTCTTGTTGACCATAGTGTAATGCTGTTGAGCCTTCACTAATATGTAAAGTTGCATCTCCCGTTAATTCTTTTTTGTACCAAGCACCATCTTTCCAATACGCACGATAACGGTACGGAAGATTCCGATATTCAAACCCCAAGTTGTTCCAGTCTAATTGTACGTCTGCCATATGCTTCGACTTCCTTTATATGTAATTTTCCAAATTAATTAATTTGAATTTAATTAAAAGATTAATGGTTAATTAGAAGTTTGTCAAGGGCCCGTTAAACATTTCCAACGCTTTAAGATTTTTTTGGTATAATGAGTGTAAATTTAGCAAAGGACTGGTTTGTCGTGGCTAGTAATTCAGATTCAATTTATAACGTCATGTTTTATATCACCCATCACCCGACTGAAATTCAGTTTACCCAACCGGAATACACGAATGTCGTTCGGATGGGTGTCCCCGATCATATTAAGGTCGCTAACCCCGAAATTTATTTTCCTGACAACAAGCTATTAGTCAACCGATTTCAGGATGACTTTGTCGCTAAAAACGGCAACTTACTTGACTTCTTCTTCGATTACACAGAGAAAAAGGTCCCTAACTACCATGAAGTATGGGTTTCTTCGGCCCATTTACCAGCCAAACACTTATACTTCTTAGAGTTATCATTTGAGTAATTTAACGCACGTAACCTTTACGATCTATTTGGAATCAAATTTAACAATCAAAAAATCACCACCTGGATGAACATAATCCAGGTGGTGATTTTTTAATTACTTTACAAGCGTAAAATGCAGCCGACTTAGAACTACGGGTTCGTCCCGTCATAACCTCGAATAGTGAGCTTTACTTGACTAATCAAAGTCCAGTCGCGCTCATAAAACGTTACTTAGTCATAAAGATATACAAGTCAGACGTGGAGACACCAATCGTGAAGCGAACGCCCTTAGAGGTAATCGGATCGATTGTCGTCGTACTACCACTATTATCCTTGGTTTCCTTCTGGAACTGTTTCATAACCTTCTTGGCATTGGCGCCCGTTGTTGTCGTCATCAAAGCAAACGCCGTCCCAAAGTTCTTCTGGCGGGTCTTGTTCTTAAAGGCCTTGGTTGGAACAATCATCGCTGCCCCTAATACGTCACCCTTCTGAACATTTAGCCGGATCTTATAATCCTTAGTTGTTAACACGTTCTTAATGCCATCACTTGGCATCTTCGTCGGTAACAATTGCGACTTGACCTGCTTTTTCGCCGTTGCCATTGCCGCTTCGACCTGCTTCTGAGTCGTTTGCAAACTAGCTGCTTTGGTCTTGAGCTGCGCCGCAGCAGTTTGTTGGGCCTGGAGTGTCTTAGCACCCGTGGCAGCCGCCGTACCGCCAGCCTTGATTTGGGCCTGGGCTTGCTTGACTTTGGCTTGGATCGTTGCTTGTTGCTTTTTAAGGGCTGCACCCTCAGTTTGCAACTTCTTAGCCGCCTGTTGATCAGACTTGCTGAGTTTAGAAGCAATCAAAGCCTGATTGTAAGTCGTCGCCATCTTTTGATAGCCAACTAGCTTCTTGGCGCCCTTTACGTGCACCGTCGTGGTATCCGAACCGGCCTTAATCTTCACCGTTTGGCGGGTCGTCTTGGTCGGAACTTGAATAACAAACGTATGATTACGCACCGTCGCCGTCTTCGTCTGACCACCGTCAAGCTGATAATGAACCTTTTTAACGTTGGATTTTCCTTTGACGGCCGCTACTAACCCGTTCGGCTTGTATGTGGTTTTAGTCGTTGATAAGGTTGTCTTGCCACAGCCCGCTAATAAGAACGTTAGCGCACCCGCAGTAACGGCAACCATTGCTGTTTTCCGGAACAATTGACACCCCTCCTTTAGTCGAGACTAATATTGCCAGTAAATTGACTGTTATATAGATCCGCATAGAACCCATTTTGAGCCATCAACTGTTCATGCGTCCCAGTTTCAACCACTGACCCATGGTTCATCACAATAATGTTGTCCGCACCCTGAATCGTTGATAACCGGTGCGCAACCACAAAACTGGTCCGGTTCTTCAGGAGTCGTTCCATGGCATGCTGAATATGCACTTCAGTCCGCGTATCAACCGAACTCGTTGCTTCATCCAAAATCAGAATTTCTGGATTAGCCACAAACGCCCGGGCAATCGTCAATAATTGGCGTTGTCCCTGTGAAATATTTGAAGCTTCTTCGTTCAGAACCGTCTGATAACCATCTGGCAATTTGCGAACAAAGCTATCAACATGGGCCGCTTTAGCCGCAGCATAAATCTCTTCATCTGACGCATCTTCACGGCCGTACTTCAAGTTGTCAAAAATCGTCCCAGTAAAGAGCCAGGTATCTTGAAGCACCATCGCAAAGTGTGACCGCAAGTCTTCACGATCCAGGTCCCGTGTATCGGTCCCTTTCAATTTAATAGAACCACCTTTGATGTCATAAAAACGTTCCAACAAATTAATGATGGTCGTCTTACCAGCACCAGTTGGCCCAACGATGGCCACTTGTTGCCCACGTTTAACGTCCAGATTATAATCCTTCATTAACAGGTCGTTATCCGCATAACCAAATTGAACGTGTTGCAGACTAATCAAGTTATCACTATCTGGTTCGGCTGGTAAGTTGGATTTCGTCTGTTTCATTTCTTCTTCATCAAGCACTTCAAAGACCCGTTCAGCGGAAGCCACGGTCGATTGAATCGTGTTCAACAAGTTCGCCATTTGTGAAATCGGTTGTGAAAATTGTTGCGTGTATTGTAAGAACGCTTGAATGTTACCTAACGAAACGTTCCCGTTAGCCACATCAATCCCACCAATGATGGCAACAAAGACGTAGCCAATATTATTTAAGAACATCATCAGTGGCATGATAATACCTGAAATAAATTGCGCTTTCCAGGCTGATTGATAATAATTATTGTTTTGGATTTCAAAATCATCGATGGCATCTTGTTCCTTGTTAAAGCTCTTGATGACCACGTGTCCAGCATAGTTTTCTTCAACTTGGTTATTCAACAACCCCAAGCTCTTTTGCTGTGTTCCGAAGAATTTCTGTGATTTCGGCGCAATCACACCAACCACCACGACACTCAGTGGAATGGTAACGAGTGCAATCAAGGTCAGCTTCCAACTAATCGTCAGCATCATCCATAAGGTTCCAACAAAGGTGACGGTACTTGTCACCGCTTGGGTTAGGTTTTGCTGCAACGTGTTGGCAAT
This Lactiplantibacillus plantarum DNA region includes the following protein-coding sequences:
- a CDS encoding L-threonylcarbamoyladenylate synthase, which gives rise to METKVYTPAEIPAAAALLTAGQLVAFPTETVYGLGADATNVDAVKQVYLAKGRPSDNPLIVHVADVETVERFAQPLSEAAKKLIKAFWPGPLTMIFKLKPDALAPEVTGGLQTAAFRNPDNEATLALIRAAGTPIVGPSANTSGKPSPTTAQHVLHDLRGKIAGILDDGPTKVGVESTVLDLSTDKPAILRPGAVTPEAIERVIGMPVQTELHHVGAKEVPKAPGMKYKHYAPNAQVYIVDRSEDWPEALAWAAQQDVPMGVMATDDILTNNQIPANCEQFSLGEDIQSASRELFAGLRHFDTETEIKDILCQAFENKGLGLAYMNRLNKSAGQTHFSV
- the prmC gene encoding peptide chain release factor N(5)-glutamine methyltransferase; the protein is MNKPTQPTYFEAQQWASFCLKTAQLPTDSARFLLLGLSRLDQTQLLIRYREPLPSAVWHAYQQGIDRVVAGEPVQYVLGDAPFYGLTLQVDPAVLIPRVETEELVDWILTDVPATAPVRLLDVGTGSGAIALAIKHERPAWEITASDISTAALQVAKANADRLHLDVKLVHSDLLTSVSAQPFDIIVSNPPYIAASEKDVMDASVLAHEPQTALFADHDGLALYEQLATTVADHLTSTGRLYLEFGYHQGPALQTLFAQSMPDATVTLRQDMAGHNRMLRVAMTLTRQ
- the prfA gene encoding peptide chain release factor 1, yielding MDKFFDKLQAVADRYEELGELLSDPEVISDSQRFMKLSKEMGNIRETVEKYNHYKEVTSQIEENDELLHEKLDDEMNAMVKDDLKNLNAEKDQLEHEITLLMLPKDPNDDKNIIMEIHGAAGGDEASLFAADLFNMYSKYAERQGWQVEVADRNETEVGGFKEIVLIISGDKVYSKLKYESGAHRVQRVPVTESAGRVHTSTATVGVMPEAQDVDIDIDQKDIRTDVFRSSGAGGQHINKTSSAVRMTHLPTGIVVSMQDQRSQQQNRAKAMEILRARVYDYYQSREQNEYDAERKSAVGTGDRSERIRTYNFPQNRVTDHRIGLTLNKLDRVMNGELDEVIDALVLADQAEKMERLTNE
- a CDS encoding thymidine kinase — encoded protein: MAQLFFRYGAMNSGKTIEILKVAHNYEEQDKSVIILTSGLDNRDGVGYVASRIGLKREATPVFDDTNIFEIVKQTNPDAACVLIDEAQFLKKHHVLELADIVDELKIPVMTFGLKNDFRNELFEGSKYLLLYADKIEEMKTICWFCRKKAIMNLRFHDGQPVYEGEQVQIGGNEAYYPVCRHHYFYPPKLTK
- a CDS encoding Mur ligase family protein, whose amino-acid sequence is MSINSTLATWTGKSAYWFLHTFRGGGSSLPGKLALKLDPTILKHLAKNYDVIVITGTNGKTLTTALTVKVLREQYPDILTNPSGSNMKQGIVTTFLRAPKAHQKPLAVLEVDEANVIMVTKYITPKAFVFTNIFRDQMDRYGEIYTTYQKILDGVALAPEATIIANGDLPLFNAKQLPNPILYYGFDYQPDHDQQAPANTDGLLCPRCQHILRYHSRTYSNMGKYYCPHCGFERPQLTYKLNALTAMTPTSSDFEINGQAMHLNIGGQYNIYNALAAYAVGRFMDVTPAKIAHALSDNDEQVFGRQETFHVGEKDVTLILVKNPVGLNQVLQTISTDDRPFSFAALLNANYADGIDTSWIWDGNFEKLPALNIPAYISGGERYRDITFRLKVAGVPEDQLTIIPDLTNMTTAIQKLPTKQVYVVATYTAMLQLRKQLASQGIIDGGMA
- a CDS encoding type 1 glutamine amidotransferase, producing MTYTLHAAHLYGDLMNTYGDIGNILAMRYYAKAVDADITVDLVSLDDRFDEEKYDFALFGGGQDYEQTIVSKDLQTKKDALTAYIEAGGPLLAICGGFQMLGHYYIGAHGEKIAGIGALDHYTLSQDNNRFIGNITIENAETHQTYYGFENHNGMTFLGEGERPLGQVLQGNGNNGKDQSEGVIYKNTFGSYFHGPILARNEALAKRILKLALQRKYPEGNFDALDQLNEDLTKNVIVKP
- the manA gene encoding mannose-6-phosphate isomerase, class I translates to MSEPYFLKPVFHEKIWGGTKLHDDFNYDIPSDHTGECWAISAHPHGPATVENGPYAGMTLDRVWAEHRDVFGDAKGDVFPLLTKILDASEDLSVQVHPDDAYAAEHEHELGKTECWYVIAAEPGATMIYGHHAKTREQLAEWINNGEWNKLLRRVPVKPGDFLYVPSGTIHAVGKGIMVLETQQSSDTTYRLYDWDRVDKTTGQKRELHLQQSIDTTNVPHHDPDLDITTTQVGDATVTKYVQSPFFGVWQWRLTNGQATFNRGTAPYTLVSVLDGEGSIVVDGQDYPLSKGVHFILPFDVKQWTLKGDLQIIASEPGAKA